A single Mercenaria mercenaria strain notata chromosome 9, MADL_Memer_1, whole genome shotgun sequence DNA region contains:
- the LOC123547910 gene encoding uncharacterized protein LOC123547910 produces MAGNELQGGENIHTAVSNETNLRPEDDSNDNAVQIMKAKQEKIAQMFLARPAVPEAKIAVADETNACPEDDSNDNAVQIMKAKQEKIAQMFLARPAVPEAKLAVSENMVKEVKMTKNNNREKTDMKKKTKDKKIKKVEPCKDNAGVGAEKKYVPNEALAYDDEITVIEEEDDQNKSWKLLSCFDFIRNWLSKKYQKHQEKLQEKKERKRWKGLTVVEIHAPPKEENEGDLDACYVDDVDIYFS; encoded by the exons ATGGCTGGCAATGAACTACAGGGAGGGGAAAATATTCACACAGCCGTATCCAACGAAACAAATTTGCGTCCAGAAGATGACAGCAATGATAACGCGGTGCAGATTATGAAAGCAAAGCAGGAAAAGATTGCGCAAATGTTCCTGGCCCGGCCAGCAGTTCCAGAGGCCAAGATTGCTGTGGCTGACGAAACAAATGCGTGTCCAGAAGATGACAGCAATGATAACGCGGTGCAGATTATGAAAGCAAAGCAGGAAAAGATTGCGCAAATGTTCCTGGCCCGGCCAGCAGTTCCAGAGGCTAAACTTGCTGTGTCTGAAAATATGGTCAAAGAAGTCAAAATGACGAAGAATAATAACAGGGAAAAGACTGACATGAAAAAGAAGACAAaagacaagaaaataaaaaag GTAGAGCCATGTAAGGATAATGCAGGTGTTGGGGCAGAAAAGAAATACGTTCCGAATGAAGCTCTTGCTTATGATGATGAAATAACTGTAATTGAGGAAGAAGATGATCAAAATAAGTCATGGAAGCTCCTAAGTTGTTTTGATTTCATAAGAAACTGGCTTTCTAAGAAGTACCAAAAGCATCAAGAGAAGCTTCAAGAGAAAAAGGAACGAAAAAGATGGAAAGGACTCACAGTTGTAGAAATTCATGCACCACCAAAGGAAGAAAATGAAGGCGATCTAGACGCCTGTTATGTCGACGATGTCGACATCTATTTCTCTTAA
- the LOC128559486 gene encoding alpha-2A adrenergic receptor-like has translation MESEEDINIRYANALLPLTITLGVFTLVGVVGNIIVLLVFGLGRAYRHNNFRVFVVCLGIIDLLTSAFLIPAEMVKHRNYFSFENLAMCKVKCLFNVWAGCAAALSLLIISIDRYRKVCQPFKKQITPRLAFQLCVFLSFFLSVILSIPGAVMCGIKETNMTTIHGNITTVFLCETEEKYKEHIMRTIYKFSFMLLLLGVSGSCIVMYILIGRQIARHWGSVPVNFRKDSGRENSEFSSETFGRLRVNTNGKSVETLSSNADGQDQINLPLSPIVKEGPPKEKRPPLVKQSSSFETDPQKTKKKLIKQLSSASISSGNRKGEDACARRSKMSRQASGFGLRRFPYKTLIWFILTLVFIITYIVYLALATQVPKIPTMTSSSFALFQSFYRLYFINNIINPIVYAILDKNFRTAFKKLKTNLKDRFTR, from the coding sequence ATGGAGAGTGAGGAAGATATCAACATACGTTATGCGAATGCACTGTTGCCGCTGACGATAACGCTTGGAGTATTTACGTTAGTGGGCGTGGTTGGAAATATAATAGTTCTCCTGGTATTCGGTCTTGGTCGAGCTTACAGGCATAATAACTTTAGAGTGTTTGTTGTATGCTTAGGAATCATTGACTTACTGACCAGTGCCTTCCTCATACCGGCTGAAATGGTGAAGCACCGCAATTATTTTTCGTTTGAAAATTTGGCCATGTGCAAAGTAAAGTGTCTATTCAACGTATGGGCTGGATGCGCGGCAGCGTTATCACTGTTGATCATATCTATAGACAGGTATAGAAAAGTCTGCCAACCATTCAAGAAACAAATCACACCAAGACTGGCCTTTCAGCTTTGCGTTTTCCTGTCTTTTTTCTTGTCTGTAATTCTATCCATTCCCGGTGCGGTCATGTGTGGAATAAAAGAGACAAATATGACAACTATCCATGGAAACATTACTACCGTATTTCTCTGTGAAACAGAAGAGAAATATAAAGAACATATCATGAGAACGatctataaattttcttttatgcttCTGTTACTTGGTGTGTCAGGTTCATGCATCGTTATGTACATTTTAATCGGTAGACAAATAGCCAGACATTGGGGGTCAGTGCCAGTCAATTTCCGTAAAGATTCCGGAAGGGAAAATTCCGAATTTTCATCGGAAACCTTTGGAAGACTTCGGGTGAACACAAACGGAAAGTCAGTCGAAACGTTGTCAAGTAATGCCGATGGCCAAGATCAGATCAATCTACCTCTAAGCCCGATTGTCAAAGAAGGACCGCCTAAAGAAAAGCGACCACCACTTGTAAAACAGAGCAGCAGCTTTGAAACCGATCcgcaaaaaacaaagaaaaaactcaTCAAGCAACTAAGCTCAGCAAGCATTAGTAGCGGAAACAGGAAAGGTGAAGACGCATGCGCACGGAGGAGTAAGATGAGTCGGCAAGCTTCCGGTTTTGGCCTACGTCGCTTCCCGTACAAAACCCTGATATGGTTTATACTAACTCTAGTTTTTATCATCACGTATATAGTATATCTGGCTTTGGCTACACAAGTTCCAAAGATACCGACAATGACTTCGTCGTCTTTCGCACTTTTTCAATCGTTTTATAGACTTTATTTCATCAACAACATTATCAATCCGATAGTGTACGCCATTCTTGATAAGAATTTTCGTACTgcttttaaaaagttgaaaactaATTTGAAAGACAGGTTTACGCGTTAA